In Euwallacea fornicatus isolate EFF26 chromosome 31, ASM4011564v1, whole genome shotgun sequence, the following proteins share a genomic window:
- the LOC136348058 gene encoding retinoblastoma-like protein 1 isoform X4: protein MVQSNSSNDELSLHQELCSKLNLDLGIVAASWETFESISKKFALEGEKIHWLGCAIYVASRNMETPTVDNSSVVKGMGINLTSLLRHSNLTFMQFFNNITRWADMAQLPPDFRTKIDNMRNNFSITYNTFKKLHPLFIEIFLPPIPNKQDVEAAKHRYKKSRYRTIPCTSLKIFEFIWNMFITLKAEEPLCSTELIKAHHLLFCCIDYAFKNVVSAERKDLINGTVTEELLQYNQDFRALKEVPCIVKRFCKGDTVIKEALHMKAYTFRQLLTKFIDQGILLADETDFTGVFERNSFDQNFKNFNKAYETHLLSRGDFDERIFLAEFKRVLMDKEQAVQSWTSMRVLPPSDSDGALLESPKAGIGTANPRILDTPLTGRRFLGPRDGDLSGRSIPERISRLQTIIGSRSADASEQLKSLFESCGRNILPKINDILDKMKKMFIAGYTANNLSKEEAQNKLDLGGALFFKYVEMILNKEKNITPDISGLVEKEVFYQCMFACCLEIVLYCYNFPKKFPWILDVLKVEPIHFVKVIELVVRSKDNLFRELIKHLNRIEETIIESLAWRSSSPIWDAIEKSGQEIPKFQDTALPGHLLYNEASNEHLLQSPGPPSAADRFQSPLSQLCKNLFPSSGSGLQRPGTHLVLPDKDGKVKFIPILDAHVKIENPQTSPGTKPDPQAAALPRRTGSLSIIFRKFYYLAGVRMQHLCSQLGFEEFELRRKIWTIFEDSIRHTDLIKDRHLDQLLMCAIYVICKAANVTNNPNLFSLIMKFYRQQPQASSCVYRDVLISRARTVDGEEIPEENDHLILFYNHVYIKVMQSYAVRFKPNANNTNDIVLSPLPASRKNFISSSNQQVVGNVFIKPMDTSTIPVNNGSSFNYYFSRSPSKDLMNINRAINGNGIQGKRLLIDEDGNVPTTKRLAPNRKLQSLVEDRQRQNSASND from the exons ATGGTCCAGTCTAATAGCAGTAATGACGAGCTTAGTTTACATCAGGAGTTGTGCAGCAAGTTGAATCTCGACTTGGGTATTGTAGCAGCCTCGTGGGAGACCTTTGAGAGTATCAGTAAGAAGTTTGCTCTTGAG GGTGAGAAGATTCACTGGTTGGGTTGTGCCATTTATGTAGCATCCAGAAATATGGAAACTCCAACTGTTGACAACTCCTCCGTTGTCAAAGGAATGGGTATAAATTTAACCAGCCTTTTAAGACATAGCAATTTAAC ttttatgcaattttttaacaacatTACGCGCTGGGCGGATATGGCGCAATTACCACCGGACTTTCGCACGAAGATTGATAATATGAGAAACAATTTTAGCATCACCtataatactttcaaaaagCTGCATCCgttgtttattgaaatattcctTCCACCAATTCCAAATAAACAAGATGTGGAAGCTGCGAAGCACCGATACAAAAAATCTAGGTATAG AACTATCCCCTGCACATCACTGAAAATATTCGAGTTCATCTGGAATATGTTTATCACTTTAAAGGCGGAGGAACCTTTATGCAGCACCGAGTTGATTAAAGCTCACCATCTGCTTTTTTGTTGCATTGACTACGCTTTTAAAAATGTGGTGTCTGCTGAAAGAAAAGACTTAATTAACGGAACTGTGACTGAGGAGCTATTGCAATACAACCAGGATTTTAGAGCTTTAAAGGAAGTGCCTTGCATAGTTAAAAG ATTTTGCAAAGGTGATACTGTAATCAAGGAAGCTCTGCATATGAAAGCGTACACTTTCAGGCAACTTTTAACTAAATTCATTGATCAGGGAATTTTATTGGCCGATGAAACCGATTTTACCGGAGTTTTTGAGCGAAACAGTTTCGaccaaaattttaagaatttcaatAAGGCATACGAAACGCATTTGTTGAGTCGCGGTGATTTTGATGAAAGAATTTTTCTTG CTGAATTTAAACGTGTTTTAATGGATAAAGAGCAAGCTGTGCAAAGTTGGACTTCAATGAGAGTGTTGCCTCCTAGCGATTCAG ATGGGGCTCTTTTGGAATCACCAAAAGCAGGAATTGGAACT GCTAATCCTAGAATTCTGGACACTCCTTTGACAGGAAGGCGATTTTTGGGACCGAGAGATGGCGATTTGTCTGGTAGATCAATACCAGAGCGGATTTCCAGGTTGCAAACTATCATAGGAAGCAGATCTGCTGATGCTAGCGAACAGCTGAAAAGTCTTTTTGA atCCTGCGGAAGAAACATTTTACCAAAGATTAATGatattcttgacaaaatgaaaaaaatgtttatcgcAGGATATACAGCAAATAATTTGTCGAAAGAAGAGGCGCAAAATAAGCTCGATTTGGGTGgtgctttattttttaaatatgtagaGATGATTTTAAACAAGGAGAAGAACATAACGCCTGATATTTCC gGTTTGGTTGAAAAAGAAgtattttatcaatgtatGTTCGCGTGTTGTTTGGAGATTGTTCTGTACTGTTACAACTTCCCAAAGAAATTCCCCTGGATATTAGACGTACTGAAAGTTGAGCCGATACATTTCGTTAAAGTGATCGAATTGGTAGTCAGGTCCAAAGACAACTTGTTCAGAGAGCTGATCAAACACTTGAACAGA ATTGAAGAAACCATAATCGAATCATTGGCGTGGAGATCGAGCAGTCCAATATGGGATGCCATTGAGAAATCTGGACAGGAAATTCCCAAATTCCAGGATACTGCCTTACCTGGCCATCTTCTATACAACGAAGCTTCAAATGAACACC TGTTACAGTCCCCGGGGCCTCCTTCCGCTGCAGACCGGTTTCAATCTCCCCTTTCTCAGctatgcaaaaatttattccCGTCTTCAGGATCAGGGTTGCAGCGCCCAGGCACGCATTTGG TCCTACCAGACAAAGACggaaaagtgaaatttattcCGATATTGGATGCTCATGTAAAGATTGAGAATCCTCAAACCAGTCCTGGAACCAAGCCTGATCCGCAGGCCGCCGCTCTACCTCGACGAACTGGAAGTTTATcgattattttcagaaaa ttttattatttggcCGGGGTCAGAATGCAACACCTCTGTTCCCAATTGGGGTTCGAGGAATTTGAGCTTCGACGGAAAATCTGGACAATTTTTGAAGACTCGATCCGTCACACGGATCTTATAAAAGACCGGCACTTAGACCAGTTGTTGATGTGTGCAATATACGTTATCTGTAAAGCAGCGAACGTGACCAACAATCCAAACTTATTTAGCCTTATTATGAAGTTCTACAGGCAACAGCCACAAGCCTCTAGCTGCGTTTATCGGGATGTGTTGATTAGTAGAGCCAGAACTGTCG atggCGAAGAAATACCCGAAGAAAACGATcatttaattctattttacAACCATGTCTACATAAAAGTGATGCAGTCGTACGCCGTCAGATTCAAACCCAACGCAAATAATACGAAC GATATTGTGCTCAGTCCCCTCCCTGCTAGcaggaaaaattttatctcCTCCTCCAACCAGCAGGTAGTTGGAAACGTCTTCATAAAACCCATGGATACCTCTACCATCCCGGTCAATAACGGCTcatcttttaattattatttcagccGCAGTCCCTCCAAA GATTTAATGAACATTAATCGAGCAATAAACGGCAATGGAATTCAGGGTAAGAGACTATTGATTGATGAGGATGGGAATGTTCCTACCACCAAAAGATTGGCACCTAATCGGAAACTGCAGTCGCTGGTAGAAGATAGACAGCGTCAGAATAGTGCCTCGAATGACTAA
- the LOC136348058 gene encoding retinoblastoma-like protein 1 isoform X2: MVQSNSSNDELSLHQELCSKLNLDLGIVAASWETFESISKKFALEGEKIHWLGCAIYVASRNMETPTVDNSSVVKGMGINLTSLLRHSNLTFMQFFNNITRWADMAQLPPDFRTKIDNMRNNFSITYNTFKKLHPLFIEIFLPPIPNKQDVEAAKHRYKKSRTIPCTSLKIFEFIWNMFITLKAEEPLCSTELIKAHHLLFCCIDYAFKNVVSAERKDLINGTVTEELLQYNQDFRALKEVPCIVKRFCKGDTVIKEALHMKAYTFRQLLTKFIDQGILLADETDFTGVFERNSFDQNFKNFNKAYETHLLSRGDFDERIFLAEFKRVLMDKEQAVQSWTSMRVLPPSDSDGALLESPKAGIGTANPRILDTPLTGRRFLGPRDGDLSGRSIPERISRLQTIIGSRSADASEQLKSLFESCGRNILPKINDILDKMKKMFIAGYTANNLSKEEAQNKLDLGGALFFKYVEMILNKEKNITPDISGLVEKEVFYQCMFACCLEIVLYCYNFPKKFPWILDVLKVEPIHFVKVIELVVRSKDNLFRELIKHLNRIEETIIESLAWRSSSPIWDAIEKSGQEIPKFQDTALPGHLLYNEASNEHLLQSPGPPSAADRFQSPLSQLCKNLFPSSGSGLQRPGTHLVLPDKDGKVKFIPILDAHVKIENPQTSPGTKPDPQAAALPRRTGSLSIIFRKFYYLAGVRMQHLCSQLGFEEFELRRKIWTIFEDSIRHTDLIKDRHLDQLLMCAIYVICKAANVTNNPNLFSLIMKFYRQQPQASSCVYRDVLISRARTVDGEEIPEENDHLILFYNHVYIKVMQSYAVRFKPNANNTNYAFQKDIVLSPLPASRKNFISSSNQQVVGNVFIKPMDTSTIPVNNGSSFNYYFSRSPSKDLMNINRAINGNGIQGKRLLIDEDGNVPTTKRLAPNRKLQSLVEDRQRQNSASND, translated from the exons ATGGTCCAGTCTAATAGCAGTAATGACGAGCTTAGTTTACATCAGGAGTTGTGCAGCAAGTTGAATCTCGACTTGGGTATTGTAGCAGCCTCGTGGGAGACCTTTGAGAGTATCAGTAAGAAGTTTGCTCTTGAG GGTGAGAAGATTCACTGGTTGGGTTGTGCCATTTATGTAGCATCCAGAAATATGGAAACTCCAACTGTTGACAACTCCTCCGTTGTCAAAGGAATGGGTATAAATTTAACCAGCCTTTTAAGACATAGCAATTTAAC ttttatgcaattttttaacaacatTACGCGCTGGGCGGATATGGCGCAATTACCACCGGACTTTCGCACGAAGATTGATAATATGAGAAACAATTTTAGCATCACCtataatactttcaaaaagCTGCATCCgttgtttattgaaatattcctTCCACCAATTCCAAATAAACAAGATGTGGAAGCTGCGAAGCACCGATACAAAAAATCTAG AACTATCCCCTGCACATCACTGAAAATATTCGAGTTCATCTGGAATATGTTTATCACTTTAAAGGCGGAGGAACCTTTATGCAGCACCGAGTTGATTAAAGCTCACCATCTGCTTTTTTGTTGCATTGACTACGCTTTTAAAAATGTGGTGTCTGCTGAAAGAAAAGACTTAATTAACGGAACTGTGACTGAGGAGCTATTGCAATACAACCAGGATTTTAGAGCTTTAAAGGAAGTGCCTTGCATAGTTAAAAG ATTTTGCAAAGGTGATACTGTAATCAAGGAAGCTCTGCATATGAAAGCGTACACTTTCAGGCAACTTTTAACTAAATTCATTGATCAGGGAATTTTATTGGCCGATGAAACCGATTTTACCGGAGTTTTTGAGCGAAACAGTTTCGaccaaaattttaagaatttcaatAAGGCATACGAAACGCATTTGTTGAGTCGCGGTGATTTTGATGAAAGAATTTTTCTTG CTGAATTTAAACGTGTTTTAATGGATAAAGAGCAAGCTGTGCAAAGTTGGACTTCAATGAGAGTGTTGCCTCCTAGCGATTCAG ATGGGGCTCTTTTGGAATCACCAAAAGCAGGAATTGGAACT GCTAATCCTAGAATTCTGGACACTCCTTTGACAGGAAGGCGATTTTTGGGACCGAGAGATGGCGATTTGTCTGGTAGATCAATACCAGAGCGGATTTCCAGGTTGCAAACTATCATAGGAAGCAGATCTGCTGATGCTAGCGAACAGCTGAAAAGTCTTTTTGA atCCTGCGGAAGAAACATTTTACCAAAGATTAATGatattcttgacaaaatgaaaaaaatgtttatcgcAGGATATACAGCAAATAATTTGTCGAAAGAAGAGGCGCAAAATAAGCTCGATTTGGGTGgtgctttattttttaaatatgtagaGATGATTTTAAACAAGGAGAAGAACATAACGCCTGATATTTCC gGTTTGGTTGAAAAAGAAgtattttatcaatgtatGTTCGCGTGTTGTTTGGAGATTGTTCTGTACTGTTACAACTTCCCAAAGAAATTCCCCTGGATATTAGACGTACTGAAAGTTGAGCCGATACATTTCGTTAAAGTGATCGAATTGGTAGTCAGGTCCAAAGACAACTTGTTCAGAGAGCTGATCAAACACTTGAACAGA ATTGAAGAAACCATAATCGAATCATTGGCGTGGAGATCGAGCAGTCCAATATGGGATGCCATTGAGAAATCTGGACAGGAAATTCCCAAATTCCAGGATACTGCCTTACCTGGCCATCTTCTATACAACGAAGCTTCAAATGAACACC TGTTACAGTCCCCGGGGCCTCCTTCCGCTGCAGACCGGTTTCAATCTCCCCTTTCTCAGctatgcaaaaatttattccCGTCTTCAGGATCAGGGTTGCAGCGCCCAGGCACGCATTTGG TCCTACCAGACAAAGACggaaaagtgaaatttattcCGATATTGGATGCTCATGTAAAGATTGAGAATCCTCAAACCAGTCCTGGAACCAAGCCTGATCCGCAGGCCGCCGCTCTACCTCGACGAACTGGAAGTTTATcgattattttcagaaaa ttttattatttggcCGGGGTCAGAATGCAACACCTCTGTTCCCAATTGGGGTTCGAGGAATTTGAGCTTCGACGGAAAATCTGGACAATTTTTGAAGACTCGATCCGTCACACGGATCTTATAAAAGACCGGCACTTAGACCAGTTGTTGATGTGTGCAATATACGTTATCTGTAAAGCAGCGAACGTGACCAACAATCCAAACTTATTTAGCCTTATTATGAAGTTCTACAGGCAACAGCCACAAGCCTCTAGCTGCGTTTATCGGGATGTGTTGATTAGTAGAGCCAGAACTGTCG atggCGAAGAAATACCCGAAGAAAACGATcatttaattctattttacAACCATGTCTACATAAAAGTGATGCAGTCGTACGCCGTCAGATTCAAACCCAACGCAAATAATACGAAC taCGCATTCCAGAAGGATATTGTGCTCAGTCCCCTCCCTGCTAGcaggaaaaattttatctcCTCCTCCAACCAGCAGGTAGTTGGAAACGTCTTCATAAAACCCATGGATACCTCTACCATCCCGGTCAATAACGGCTcatcttttaattattatttcagccGCAGTCCCTCCAAA GATTTAATGAACATTAATCGAGCAATAAACGGCAATGGAATTCAGGGTAAGAGACTATTGATTGATGAGGATGGGAATGTTCCTACCACCAAAAGATTGGCACCTAATCGGAAACTGCAGTCGCTGGTAGAAGATAGACAGCGTCAGAATAGTGCCTCGAATGACTAA
- the LOC136348058 gene encoding retinoblastoma-like protein 1 isoform X1, producing the protein MVQSNSSNDELSLHQELCSKLNLDLGIVAASWETFESISKKFALEGEKIHWLGCAIYVASRNMETPTVDNSSVVKGMGINLTSLLRHSNLTFMQFFNNITRWADMAQLPPDFRTKIDNMRNNFSITYNTFKKLHPLFIEIFLPPIPNKQDVEAAKHRYKKSRYRTIPCTSLKIFEFIWNMFITLKAEEPLCSTELIKAHHLLFCCIDYAFKNVVSAERKDLINGTVTEELLQYNQDFRALKEVPCIVKRFCKGDTVIKEALHMKAYTFRQLLTKFIDQGILLADETDFTGVFERNSFDQNFKNFNKAYETHLLSRGDFDERIFLAEFKRVLMDKEQAVQSWTSMRVLPPSDSDGALLESPKAGIGTANPRILDTPLTGRRFLGPRDGDLSGRSIPERISRLQTIIGSRSADASEQLKSLFESCGRNILPKINDILDKMKKMFIAGYTANNLSKEEAQNKLDLGGALFFKYVEMILNKEKNITPDISGLVEKEVFYQCMFACCLEIVLYCYNFPKKFPWILDVLKVEPIHFVKVIELVVRSKDNLFRELIKHLNRIEETIIESLAWRSSSPIWDAIEKSGQEIPKFQDTALPGHLLYNEASNEHLLQSPGPPSAADRFQSPLSQLCKNLFPSSGSGLQRPGTHLVLPDKDGKVKFIPILDAHVKIENPQTSPGTKPDPQAAALPRRTGSLSIIFRKFYYLAGVRMQHLCSQLGFEEFELRRKIWTIFEDSIRHTDLIKDRHLDQLLMCAIYVICKAANVTNNPNLFSLIMKFYRQQPQASSCVYRDVLISRARTVDGEEIPEENDHLILFYNHVYIKVMQSYAVRFKPNANNTNYAFQKDIVLSPLPASRKNFISSSNQQVVGNVFIKPMDTSTIPVNNGSSFNYYFSRSPSKDLMNINRAINGNGIQGKRLLIDEDGNVPTTKRLAPNRKLQSLVEDRQRQNSASND; encoded by the exons ATGGTCCAGTCTAATAGCAGTAATGACGAGCTTAGTTTACATCAGGAGTTGTGCAGCAAGTTGAATCTCGACTTGGGTATTGTAGCAGCCTCGTGGGAGACCTTTGAGAGTATCAGTAAGAAGTTTGCTCTTGAG GGTGAGAAGATTCACTGGTTGGGTTGTGCCATTTATGTAGCATCCAGAAATATGGAAACTCCAACTGTTGACAACTCCTCCGTTGTCAAAGGAATGGGTATAAATTTAACCAGCCTTTTAAGACATAGCAATTTAAC ttttatgcaattttttaacaacatTACGCGCTGGGCGGATATGGCGCAATTACCACCGGACTTTCGCACGAAGATTGATAATATGAGAAACAATTTTAGCATCACCtataatactttcaaaaagCTGCATCCgttgtttattgaaatattcctTCCACCAATTCCAAATAAACAAGATGTGGAAGCTGCGAAGCACCGATACAAAAAATCTAGGTATAG AACTATCCCCTGCACATCACTGAAAATATTCGAGTTCATCTGGAATATGTTTATCACTTTAAAGGCGGAGGAACCTTTATGCAGCACCGAGTTGATTAAAGCTCACCATCTGCTTTTTTGTTGCATTGACTACGCTTTTAAAAATGTGGTGTCTGCTGAAAGAAAAGACTTAATTAACGGAACTGTGACTGAGGAGCTATTGCAATACAACCAGGATTTTAGAGCTTTAAAGGAAGTGCCTTGCATAGTTAAAAG ATTTTGCAAAGGTGATACTGTAATCAAGGAAGCTCTGCATATGAAAGCGTACACTTTCAGGCAACTTTTAACTAAATTCATTGATCAGGGAATTTTATTGGCCGATGAAACCGATTTTACCGGAGTTTTTGAGCGAAACAGTTTCGaccaaaattttaagaatttcaatAAGGCATACGAAACGCATTTGTTGAGTCGCGGTGATTTTGATGAAAGAATTTTTCTTG CTGAATTTAAACGTGTTTTAATGGATAAAGAGCAAGCTGTGCAAAGTTGGACTTCAATGAGAGTGTTGCCTCCTAGCGATTCAG ATGGGGCTCTTTTGGAATCACCAAAAGCAGGAATTGGAACT GCTAATCCTAGAATTCTGGACACTCCTTTGACAGGAAGGCGATTTTTGGGACCGAGAGATGGCGATTTGTCTGGTAGATCAATACCAGAGCGGATTTCCAGGTTGCAAACTATCATAGGAAGCAGATCTGCTGATGCTAGCGAACAGCTGAAAAGTCTTTTTGA atCCTGCGGAAGAAACATTTTACCAAAGATTAATGatattcttgacaaaatgaaaaaaatgtttatcgcAGGATATACAGCAAATAATTTGTCGAAAGAAGAGGCGCAAAATAAGCTCGATTTGGGTGgtgctttattttttaaatatgtagaGATGATTTTAAACAAGGAGAAGAACATAACGCCTGATATTTCC gGTTTGGTTGAAAAAGAAgtattttatcaatgtatGTTCGCGTGTTGTTTGGAGATTGTTCTGTACTGTTACAACTTCCCAAAGAAATTCCCCTGGATATTAGACGTACTGAAAGTTGAGCCGATACATTTCGTTAAAGTGATCGAATTGGTAGTCAGGTCCAAAGACAACTTGTTCAGAGAGCTGATCAAACACTTGAACAGA ATTGAAGAAACCATAATCGAATCATTGGCGTGGAGATCGAGCAGTCCAATATGGGATGCCATTGAGAAATCTGGACAGGAAATTCCCAAATTCCAGGATACTGCCTTACCTGGCCATCTTCTATACAACGAAGCTTCAAATGAACACC TGTTACAGTCCCCGGGGCCTCCTTCCGCTGCAGACCGGTTTCAATCTCCCCTTTCTCAGctatgcaaaaatttattccCGTCTTCAGGATCAGGGTTGCAGCGCCCAGGCACGCATTTGG TCCTACCAGACAAAGACggaaaagtgaaatttattcCGATATTGGATGCTCATGTAAAGATTGAGAATCCTCAAACCAGTCCTGGAACCAAGCCTGATCCGCAGGCCGCCGCTCTACCTCGACGAACTGGAAGTTTATcgattattttcagaaaa ttttattatttggcCGGGGTCAGAATGCAACACCTCTGTTCCCAATTGGGGTTCGAGGAATTTGAGCTTCGACGGAAAATCTGGACAATTTTTGAAGACTCGATCCGTCACACGGATCTTATAAAAGACCGGCACTTAGACCAGTTGTTGATGTGTGCAATATACGTTATCTGTAAAGCAGCGAACGTGACCAACAATCCAAACTTATTTAGCCTTATTATGAAGTTCTACAGGCAACAGCCACAAGCCTCTAGCTGCGTTTATCGGGATGTGTTGATTAGTAGAGCCAGAACTGTCG atggCGAAGAAATACCCGAAGAAAACGATcatttaattctattttacAACCATGTCTACATAAAAGTGATGCAGTCGTACGCCGTCAGATTCAAACCCAACGCAAATAATACGAAC taCGCATTCCAGAAGGATATTGTGCTCAGTCCCCTCCCTGCTAGcaggaaaaattttatctcCTCCTCCAACCAGCAGGTAGTTGGAAACGTCTTCATAAAACCCATGGATACCTCTACCATCCCGGTCAATAACGGCTcatcttttaattattatttcagccGCAGTCCCTCCAAA GATTTAATGAACATTAATCGAGCAATAAACGGCAATGGAATTCAGGGTAAGAGACTATTGATTGATGAGGATGGGAATGTTCCTACCACCAAAAGATTGGCACCTAATCGGAAACTGCAGTCGCTGGTAGAAGATAGACAGCGTCAGAATAGTGCCTCGAATGACTAA